A stretch of DNA from Oryza brachyantha chromosome 4, ObraRS2, whole genome shotgun sequence:
TGGTCGGCGCCGTGTCGCCATTGCTGGTTGGCACCTGCGCGCCGCCGTTGTTCCTCTTGTCGCTGTCGTTTATGTTCTTCCCCTCTATCTCGTGCCGGTTCGGGTTCTGCTGGTCGAGTGTGGTGGCGGCTACCGAACCGGCGACATTGGCcgaggaggcgccgccgccgccgccggtgaggtgCTTTCTGCGGTAGATGGCGTCGAGCTGATGGAAGTATGGGCAGGTCTTGGAGTCATCGGCCCGCTTCTTGTTGCTCTCTTTCACCTTCTTGAAGTATTTGTTGATGTTCTCCCACTTCTCCTTGCACCGCTTCGAGCTCCGGTTGTACCCCAGCCGCCGCATCCCGCCCGAGATCTCCTCCCAGAGCGGACCCTTCGGCCCGGTCTCCTGGTAGCGCATATCTAGCTCCATGCGGAGCTGTATAAGTGCGTGCACCTCTGTCTTGGGccaccgcgacgacgacgccgacccGCCTTCCCCTCCTAGCCCGCTCTCGGCGAGCTGCTCCGCCGCGGGCACAACCTCGAGTGATGAGCCAGACGTCGGTGGCGCGCTGCGCGGCGTCACTGCCTCGTGGTGAGTCGTCTCCTtgtgctgcggctgcggcggttGCTGCTGGAGGGGCGCAGCTGGGATtggagccggcggcggtggatttGTCTGCGGCTGGTGCTGTCTAGCTGCAGGCTGCTTGGACAGCGGAGGGGTCTGGAGCTGCACTGGTGTGGGCATCTGGACGACAGTCCCTACGGGAGGGACTTGCGCGGACTGGCCGCCGATGCGCTGGAGGAAGGAGatgacggcggcgtcgcgtgaggccgccgcggcgcgctccTGGGCGAGCTGCTCCTGCTCGCGGTTGAGGCGGGCTACCTCCTGCCTGCGCcacgcctcctcccgcgccgTGCGCTCCGCTTCCCGCTTCTCCATAGTCTCCAGAAACCGCCGCTGCATCTCCTCCTGCCTGTCGACGACTTGCTTGATGAGCCCCTCGAAGAAAGTCGTCAGCTTtttgccgccggcgcctcgcTTGCGCTTGCCGAGGTGGTCCTGGCTGCCGCCGGTCTCCGCCGTCATCTCGTCGTCTTCAGACTCGTCGTCCGACTCTGACCCCGACATGGACGAGAAGCTGAAGCCTTGAAGGTTGATaagcggctgcggcggcagcTCCAGGGACACCGCTGGAGCCGCGGAAGATATGGGCGCCGGCTGGATCGgccccggtggcggcggcattgagctcatcggcggcggcgcggaaaCCGTTGGCGCGAAGGCGTGCATCGCGTGGGTGCCGCTGCTAACCGGCggtagctgctgctgcggttGCGGCGTCTGCGGCGCCGTGGCATGCAACGCCTCCAGCTCGGAGAAGAAGCGGTAGCTCTTGCCGTCCTGCCTCCCGGCGCGTCCTTCCTTGGTTCGCTTGTAGTACTTGTGGACGTTCTCAAACTTCTCCTTGCACTTCTTGGCGCTCCTCTTGTAGCCCAACTCCGCGAGCTTCCTGAAAGACACGAGAGCGACAAAAGAGAGCCAAGCTTTGCTGTcagccgccggccgcttcACTTGCGTGCAACCAAAGATTGAAATAACAGCGAGGATTAAATGATGGCAGCGCTTACTACGGGCAGGAGAAGCATCTAATGCAGAGGCATAAGCATCAAGTGCATGAGCGACTGCGTATGagtgttttttctctctctctctgggaGAAAGGGACAAGGAAGATGGAAAGAATTGGAAGGACAATGGCGAAGAGGCAAATGGAGAGGGAGCTGCATATACAGAATGGGATTAGTTAATCGCAGGTCATCTCGTCTTTTTAGGGATCAGAAGAAGATCGATGTGATGACTGATGAAGTTGATGGCAGTGAAAAAATGAGGGTGAACAGGGGGGTTGAAATGCTTAAATTAAGATTAGGTCGCATTGGGATGGGAGCAAAAGGCTGCCTTGCTTCTTTTCCCAAAAACTGGAACCCATGAAAGCAAAAAAAACGACAGTGTGGCAGactgcagcggcagcagccgcTGCCTGCCTGCGCCAGCACTCACACCGTGGTACGATCCCCAGGCGCCCAGATTCTTATCATCATCCTACACCACCTACTCCCCCGTCTCTCAGAAACCGAGAAGTATTCGATTAGAGTTAGACAAGGGGCGTgaaaaatttggaaattttggAGGATTTGGGAGGCAGAAACTGGATAATTAGCCATCATTTCATGTGGGACGAGTGCTAAATTCCACGAAACCGTTAGCCGCTTTCTGCAGGGAAAATTATGCCCCGAGGAACGGAGGAAGGATTCTTGTGATGCTCAACGGCGAATGTGTTTGGGATTCGTCctccctcttttctctctcatccactgcctgcacatgcatgcacactgTGTTGTCTCTCTTCCTTACCTGGAGACCTCCTCCCAGAGGGGACCCTTGAGGGTGGCGTCGCGGAACGTGGCGTCCATCTCCGACCGGATCCTGATGAGGGCCAGAGTCTCCTCGCGTGGCCACCGGTTGCCGCCGGCTCccgacccgccgccgccgccgctgccgccggcgtcgcccaGCATGTCGTCTTCTGggaagccgccggcgccggcgctggacGCAGCGGCCAGCTCGTCGTAGCTCGCCCtcggcagctgctgctgctgcggcggcggctgaggcTGAGTCTGagatgccgccggcggcggcggtggccggctgCTCAGCGGCAGGGGTACCGCCGAGGCATGCGTCGGCGAGAACGGGCCCAtgtccggcggcgcggccccGTACTGGGACCCGCCACCCTGGTGCTGCTGCATGGGTGCCGCCCGACGGCACCGCCGCCTCTTCTCCTCCGCCCTGAACTCTCCCACCTGGTGGATGGGAGACACCAGAGCTCGCAAAGGCAAGAACTAGTATGGCCGGCCGGCTTGGCTCCCCCACCTTGAATTGCGTACTTGTAGAGCTGTAGAAGCAACCCGTAGAGCAATTGGGGAAGCAGCAGTACTGAATTGTAGGGAATTCTAGCTATatccagctagctagcaggtAAGCAAGCAAGCAGCCGGCCTCCTCTTCGCCTCTCCCTCCCACACACTGGCTGGAGTGCGGTGGTGTGggcggcgagagagagagagagggagagggagggtgGCGAGGGGGAGTTGTAGTAGTAGAATTGGAGGGAGAGGATGAAATTGGAAAAGAAGGGCTGGTACAAGTAGGGAAGGACCGGAGGGGAGGCCAAGGGCAAGGGAGCCAGGGACGCCGGATGGGAGAAGATGGTGAAAAAGATGGGAGCGTGGACAACTGGAAAGGGTccaaaggagaaagaaagaaggaaagatggtgggggagggggaagggggagggagaAGGTCTGGCTCAGGCTCAGGCTCAGGCTCAGGCTCAGGCCAAGCAAGAGAGAGAtggggagagagaaagcaaGGGAGCGCCTACAAAAGGAAGGGCTATCTGGTGGAGATGTGCGTGTATGTGCATACCCTCTCTAGTCTCTACCCGTCCCGGCCTGCTACGACGATTCTTCGTCACTCGATCGTTTTCCCAGCGACAACCGATGGAATTACTGGCCGCAAACTCATGTACCGCGCGCGTCTATGCGGCAGGGGGGAGAGTACTCACTGTTTGTTACAGGGGCCGTGCCGTGTTTTTATAGCCTCCCGTGGGGGTCCATGCATGTCGATCGATAGACGTGCGGAAATTTATGAGAGGGAGGGCATGGGGACAAAAGAGGGCGGGTACGGTGTGGGCTGCGGCCTGTGCGCAGCATGCGTGCAGGCGCGCGCGTAGTGAAACGGAAAGTGAGGAGAGGGCGTAGGCCTCCGCGGTCTCGGATCGCTCGGTTTCACCTCACCGCACACGTATCCGGCGCCGGCCGACGTGGCGCCCGCGCCCGGGGACAACTAGGGCGGCGCTGACATCCCCCCGCTCCGCGTCGGAACACGGTGCCGCGGCCACGCTACCCTCCTCCTCAGTCACGCCGCTCGCGTGCCCGCGCGttctgcatgcatggtgtGCGCACATCCCGGGCGGtggagttagagatagatagatcgatcgatcgatagatAGAACGACCAGCGCAGATAgaaagatagatagatagatcaCTCCACTCCAGCAACACACAAATTCCTCGTTTGCTTGGAGATCAGATGACGGCCGGCCCCGGCGCCTGCAGCTAGCCACCCGCGCGTGCACGCGTTGCTTTGCATGGACATGTATCGATCCCAACGTTGACGTGCTGCGACGACGTCCGTTGCGGGCAGAACcagacgccggcgccgcttgTTATTTactcgccgcgcgcgcgtcgtGCCACGGTGGGTGTCCTCATCCTGTACGTGTGCCCCGACTGCGCGCGTCGGCTAGTAACTGCATGAATTAATCATCTCTGGCCAGgacctcattttttttactctatCTGGCTAGATTAGACCGACGCACATATAGGAATATATTATGCTTATGCACAGGAAGTCCGGAAGCGTCGCTCGCTGCAAATATGATTCATCAGGTTATTAGGTGAGGTAGTAGTTGCAATTAAGTGATTAACCATTCCTCCGTCGTCATCCGGCatcctcctctttttttttacttacttttaaaaataagtcaaaattttaaattttaaatatgattttgagtttttatagtaatttattttctagcttacTTTTTGATTACTatgaatacatgtataaaatttttattcacaaattattttcgtttgcaaatatgtcatttgttttttaatttaaaaagtcACAAAATATAACTCCACGTAAGATTGGTGCCTCGACGCATGGATAGTATAAATGCCGACCAGCGCGATAAAAATAACAGTAGTGGCTcgcaagaaagaaaatggaaatTGCAAATACGTACGGGAGTGGGAGAGGCTAACGGTTCGAAAAGGGAGAGCCATCATCTCTAATGCACGGGTCCCATAGGAAGTGTGGACTGTTCTGATGAGCTGAACACCCGGTACAAACGTGGTTGGTAGTGGGCCGGTACCTGTGGGCCCACGGTGTTCACCGAGTAAATCGATCGGCAGATCGCCCATGCTAATTCACATGGTGCTTTAGCTGGAAATTTTACATGCATGGGCGATCGATTATCATTTTTAACTCATCTGTACACGCGTTTCATCTGTACGTATCTGCATTTAGGAGTACGCGGTATAGTCTATATAGTGTACAGCGGCAACAGCTTGGGGGTATACTAATAcggtaaataatttaaataccACTCTCGCGGCCCACCGCTGGCAACTCGGTTTTCCAGATTCCGTTTGGAAACGTCTTGTTCTAGAGTTCACATGTCAACAATTAATCATGTCTACAAATCTGTGACGTATCAGATAAATTGTATATTTTGTAtctatatacaaataatatatactgatggatgcatgtataCACAGGATATacttacatatatacaaatatgtaatGTCATCAACAATTATTGGAGAAGAGACAGGATAAACCGAACAAAATTATGTACGGTTGGTTGAAATTTTCACACCCATTACAGGTCGACACACTAATCATTGGCTAACTAActcaatataaaattatagcgCGGGGAGCTTGATTAATCCTTACCGTTTACTCAGCTTAAACTGgattatgaaatatatacGTTATCTAACTGATAGGTAAATCGATCTTGATCAAGCTACTGGTTTGACTAGAAGATGTACTTTACGTGTTGATGGTTAATATATACTTGTTGCTAGGGTTATGATAAGTATTTGTTGGTCTATATAAAGAtcgacagagagagagagagagagagcctgAATTCGGGGCACCGCAGAAGCAAGGGCCAATTCAGACGCAATAGCTTGTCAGCTTGGAAGAGCACAATGATATAATAATCCTTTCTGTCTAACAAAGAGATAGTGTTCGGTGCTACGGTGCTGTTATGACTCGACCTTATACTGTACCAGTATCTAAAAGGCACGCATGTTAATACTATTCCATCCGTTGATGAGTTATTGTCTGCCGAATTATTGGGCGTTCGCACGAGAAAAAGAACCTGCCAAAAACCACAAGCATTTTCATTTCGTGCTCGATTAAGGGTGAGTTTGAGacagtgaaaaaaatgatgatgaCGTAAAACGAAGTATCACCTATCgtaaagatgaaaaattaatatttatagtttataaaaaaattatatttgaaagtattgcaaaaaaaagtttctatattagactttgtatgttttttatttagaaaagagGAATCAATCTGGACTTGCagaattatacatataaaagatTCGGTTATATTGTgatttaatctattatatCAACAAACTAATAGAAAAGAACGGTTGTTCTCTCGaacttgaaattttgatattaatttaaaaaaataaagagtggAATcagattataaataatttggaaaaaacCATGTCGTAAAagatttcttaaaaaataaatttcagatttaatattaaaagtaTTTAATATCGAGAGAAAAATCCATCTAGAAatataacttaaaatcatctaaaattcatattaaacaTAATATATTAACTATCATGATAGATTGAGAAGATTATGTGGCTAGCATCGTTGTAATATTATTTACACAACAGcgtatatataattgtatattttAGTCTAatattaaaacaataatataattttaaactcTAACCTAAATTATCAAACTTATTCTAATTAAGATAGTAATTCTGATGTCCATAAAATAAACGGGATGGATCCTATAGTATTTTCTTAATGATACaataaattagaaatacataaattttacgATGTTTGTGTTTCTCTATTTTCC
This window harbors:
- the LOC102718546 gene encoding trihelix transcription factor GTL1-like isoform X2, with protein sequence MQQHQGGGSQYGAAPPDMGPFSPTHASAVPLPLSSRPPPPPAASQTQPQPPPQQQQLPRASYDELAAASSAGAGGFPEDDMLGDAGGSGGGGGSGAGGNRWPREETLALIRIRSEMDATFRDATLKGPLWEEVSRKLAELGYKRSAKKCKEKFENVHKYYKRTKEGRAGRQDGKSYRFFSELEALHATAPQTPQPQQQLPPVSSGTHAMHAFAPTVSAPPPMSSMPPPPGPIQPAPISSAAPAVSLELPPQPLINLQGFSFSSMSGSESDDESEDDEMTAETGGSQDHLGKRKRGAGGKKLTTFFEGLIKQVVDRQEEMQRRFLETMEKREAERTAREEAWRRQEVARLNREQEQLAQERAAAASRDAAVISFLQRIGGQSAQVPPVGTVVQMPTPVQLQTPPLSKQPAARQHQPQTNPPPPAPIPAAPLQQQPPQPQHKETTHHEAVTPRSAPPTSGSSLEVVPAAEQLAESGLGGEGGSASSSRWPKTEVHALIQLRMELDMRYQETGPKGPLWEEISGGMRRLGYNRSSKRCKEKWENINKYFKKVKESNKKRADDSKTCPYFHQLDAIYRRKHLTGGGGGASSANVAGSVAATTLDQQNPNRHEIEGKNINDSDKRNNGGAQVPTSNGDTAPTTATFDVDRGMKKPEDIVRELSEQPPREFTTDETDSDDMGDDYTDDGEEGEDDGKMQYRIQFQRPNTAGANTAPPPATTPASAVPTSTPTSTFLAMVQ
- the LOC102718546 gene encoding trihelix transcription factor GTL1-like isoform X1 translates to MQQHQGGGSQYGAAPPDMGPFSPTHASAVPLPLSSRPPPPPAASQTQPQPPPQQQQLPRASYDELAAASSAGAGGFPEDDMLGDAGGSGGGGGSGAGGNRWPREETLALIRIRSEMDATFRDATLKGPLWEEVSRKLAELGYKRSAKKCKEKFENVHKYYKRTKEGRAGRQDGKSYRFFSELEALHATAPQTPQPQQQLPPVSSGTHAMHAFAPTVSAPPPMSSMPPPPGPIQPAPISSAAPAVSLELPPQPLINLQGFSFSSMSGSESDDESEDDEMTAETGGSQDHLGKRKRGAGGKKLTTFFEGLIKQVVDRQEEMQRRFLETMEKREAERTAREEAWRRQEVARLNREQEQLAQERAAAASRDAAVISFLQRIGGQSAQVPPVGTVVQMPTPVQLQTPPLSKQPAARQHQPQTNPPPPAPIPAAPLQQQPPQPQHKETTHHEAVTPRSAPPTSGSSLEVVPAAEQLAESGLGGEGGSASSSRWPKTEVHALIQLRMELDMRYQETGPKGPLWEEISGGMRRLGYNRSSKRCKEKWENINKYFKKVKESNKKRADDSKTCPYFHQLDAIYRRKHLTGGGGGASSANVAGSVAATTLDQQNPNRHEIEGKNINDSDKRNNGGAQVPTSNGDTAPTTATFDVDRGMKKLTGYALAVKPEDIVRELSEQPPREFTTDETDSDDMGDDYTDDGEEGEDDGKMQYRIQFQRPNTAGANTAPPPATTPASAVPTSTPTSTFLAMVQ
- the LOC102718546 gene encoding trihelix transcription factor GTL1-like isoform X3 — translated: MQQHQGGGSQYGAAPPDMGPFSPTHASAVPLPLSSRPPPPPAASQTQPQPPPQQQQLPRASYDELAAASSAGAGGFPEDDMLGDAGGSGGGGGSGAGGNRWPREETLALIRIRSEMDATFRDATLKGPLWEEVSRKLAELGYKRSAKKCKEKFENVHKYYKRTKEGRAGRQDGKSYRFFSELEALHATAPQTPQPQQQLPPVSSGTHAMHAFAPTVSAPPPMSSMPPPPGPIQPAPISSAAPAVSLELPPQPLINLQGFSFSSMSGSESDDESEDDEMTAETGGSQDHLGKRKRGAGGKKLTTFFEGLIKQVVDRQEEMQRRFLETMEKREAERTAREEAWRRQEVARLNREQEQLAQERAAAASRDAAVISFLQRIGGQSAQVPPVGTVVQMPTPVQLQTPPLSKQPAARQHQPQTNPPPPAPIPAAPLQQQPPQPQHKETTHHEAVTPRSAPPTSGSSLEVVPAAEQLAESGLGGEGGSASSSRWPKTEVHALIQLRMELDMRYQETGPKGPLWEEISGGMRRLGYNRSSKRCKEKWENINKYFKKVKESNKKRADDSKTCPYFHQLDAIYRRKHLTGGGGGASSANVAGSVAATTLDQQNPNRHEIEGKNINDSDKRNNGGAQVPTSNGDTAPTTATFDVDRGMKKKTL